In one Streptomyces venezuelae genomic region, the following are encoded:
- a CDS encoding thiamine pyrophosphate-binding protein: MRYDNGGDLLVAVLRELGIDTVFGIVSVHNLPLVEAVDRELRFVPVRHEATAVNAADAHGRARGSLGCALTSTGTGAGNAAGSLVEALSAGTSVLHVTGQVESRYLGSGRGFIHETKDQLGMLTAVSAYAATVPSAVDAGRVLREAARAALAAPGGPASVEWPVDLQYAAQTDTALDVPAPLFSEPLGAELAAAGELLASARRPLVWAGGGATRAGTELAELLTATGAGLLTSNSGRGTVPEDDPRVVGNFATTPEGRALLADADVVLSVGTHFRSNETADYSLELPAAHIQVDIDPAALGRVYPAAHTLCGDAAGVLRALLPYARRVGTEPGWSGRVTGVRDEVRANLRDAIGPQAALCDAIRAALPREAVVARDVTIASSSWGNRLLDMYDPRDNVFPRGGGIGQGLGMGIGAALARPGAPTVVLAGDGGLAVHLGELLTLAQEAPDLTLIVFNDGGYGVLRNMQDRYAERRSGVDLTTPDFALLARACGLPYRRIAAAEQAGPVVGEAVASGGPVLVEVDLAALGPMKSPFTPPVKIPAA, encoded by the coding sequence ATGCGTTACGACAACGGAGGCGATCTCCTCGTCGCCGTCCTGCGGGAACTCGGCATCGACACGGTCTTCGGGATCGTCAGCGTCCACAATCTGCCGCTCGTCGAGGCCGTCGACCGGGAGCTGCGTTTCGTGCCGGTGCGGCACGAGGCGACGGCCGTGAACGCGGCCGACGCCCACGGCCGGGCCCGTGGTTCGCTCGGCTGCGCGCTCACCTCGACCGGTACCGGCGCGGGCAACGCGGCCGGGTCGCTCGTCGAGGCGCTCAGCGCGGGGACGTCCGTGCTGCACGTCACCGGGCAGGTGGAGAGCCGCTACCTGGGCAGCGGGCGCGGATTCATCCACGAGACGAAGGACCAGCTGGGCATGTTGACGGCGGTGTCGGCGTACGCGGCGACCGTGCCGTCCGCCGTGGACGCGGGCCGCGTGCTGCGCGAGGCGGCCCGTGCCGCGCTGGCCGCGCCCGGCGGCCCCGCGAGCGTGGAGTGGCCGGTGGACCTCCAGTACGCGGCGCAGACCGACACCGCGCTCGACGTGCCCGCGCCGCTCTTCTCCGAGCCGCTGGGCGCCGAACTGGCGGCGGCGGGCGAGCTGTTGGCGTCGGCGCGGCGCCCCCTGGTCTGGGCGGGCGGCGGTGCCACGCGTGCCGGGACCGAGCTCGCGGAGCTGCTCACCGCCACCGGGGCCGGCCTGCTCACCTCCAACTCGGGGCGCGGCACGGTGCCCGAGGACGACCCGCGGGTCGTCGGAAACTTCGCGACCACCCCCGAGGGCCGCGCGCTGCTCGCGGACGCCGACGTCGTACTGAGCGTGGGCACGCACTTCAGGTCGAACGAGACCGCTGACTACAGCCTCGAACTGCCCGCCGCCCACATCCAGGTCGACATCGATCCGGCCGCCCTCGGCCGCGTCTACCCCGCCGCGCACACGCTGTGCGGCGACGCGGCGGGCGTGCTGCGGGCCCTGCTGCCGTATGCCCGCCGCGTCGGGACCGAGCCGGGCTGGAGCGGACGCGTCACCGGTGTGCGGGACGAGGTCCGCGCGAACCTGCGCGACGCCATCGGCCCGCAGGCCGCGCTCTGCGACGCGATCCGCGCCGCGCTCCCCCGGGAGGCGGTGGTGGCCCGTGACGTGACGATCGCGTCGAGCAGCTGGGGCAACCGGCTCCTGGACATGTACGACCCGCGGGACAACGTCTTCCCGCGCGGCGGCGGCATCGGGCAGGGCCTCGGCATGGGCATCGGGGCGGCGCTCGCGCGGCCGGGCGCGCCCACGGTGGTCCTCGCGGGCGACGGCGGGCTCGCCGTGCACCTCGGCGAGCTCCTCACGCTCGCGCAGGAGGCGCCGGACCTGACACTGATCGTCTTCAACGACGGCGGTTACGGCGTGCTGCGCAACATGCAGGACCGCTACGCCGAGCGCCGCTCCGGCGTCGACCTCACCACGCCCGACTTCGCGCTCCTCGCGCGGGCCTGCGGACTGCCGTACCGGCGGATCGCCGCGGCCGAGCAGGCGGGGCCCGTCGTCGGCGAGGCCGTCGCGTCGGGCGGCCCGGTGCTCGTCGAGGTGGACCTCGCGGCGCTCGGCCCGATGAAGAGCCCGTTCACCCCGCCCGTGAAGATCCCCGCCGCGTAG